The Deinococcus metallilatus genome segment TCCAGAAAGACGTGCTGCCCCGCGAGGCCCTCGGCGGCCAGCAACGCCGCGAACTTCTGCCCGTTGAACCCGGCCAGCACGCCCGCCGCCGTGACCTCCGCCCCCAGGGTCCGCAGGGCGCGTGCCACGTTGACCCCCTTGCCGCCCGCCTGCTCGCGCCGTTCGGTGACGCGGTGCAGCTCGCCCGGCTGGAGAGGCTGGTCCAGACGCAGAATGCGGTCGATGGCTGGATTGAGGGTGAGCGGAACGAACATGCCCGCATCCTAGGCGGCACGTGCGCGGCGCTGTGGCCCCACGCGGCCAGGTTGAATGAATGGAGATCAACTCGGGCATTCCTGCCCCGAACCAGGCGACCTTCTGAGCGAAAAGCCCGAAATAGAGCAACGGCGAAATGCTTATCCACGCGGCGCTGCCTAAGATGGGGGCACGACAAACTTCGGCGTGGCTGAAGGAAGGGGGAGGAGCAGATGGCAAGACGCTGGGTGTTCGCTCACCCCTGGTGTGGGCCGGGTGGGGAAGTCCCAGGCGGGACAGGCGGAACACGGTGAGGGCCATCCTCGCGGTGGATGGTGGGGGCACCAAGACCGACGCGGCGCTGATCGACGAACGTGGGCATGTGGTCTTCCATGCCCGCGGGGAAGGAGTCAACCCCTTCGACCAACCGGATTGGTCCGCCGTGCTGGAGGTGCTCCTGGCGCGGGTGCCCCGGCCCTACGGCGCGGCAGGCCTGGGGCTGCCCGGCTATGGGGAAGCCCCAGAGGTCACGGCCCGGCAGGACGAGGCCGCGCGGGGGCTCGCCGTCCCCCTCACGCTGGTGAACGATGTCGAGGCGGCACATGTGGGTGCCTTTGCTGGCGGCGCGGGCACCCTGATCCTGGCGGGCACCGGCTCGATGGTCTGGGCGGCGGACGGGGCGGGCGGGCACACCCGCGCGGGTGGCTGGGGCGATGTCCTCGGGGATGAAGGAAGCGCGCACTGGATCGGCCTGCGGGCACTGAACCGGCTGACCCGCTCGCTGGACGGTCGCCTGGCCTTCGGCGGACTGGAGCAGGCCGTGCTGGAGGCCGTGCGCGGGGAATGGCCCAGCTCACCCGACCTCACGCCCTCCGCCGCCGTCCTGACCTGGCTGGGTCGCCTGGGGCATCCCCGGTCGGGCATCGCGGCGCTGGCACGGGTGGTGGACGCTGCCGCCGAGAGAGGAGAACCGGAGGCCCGGCAGCTTCTGGCCTCTGCCGCCGGTGAACTCGCGCAGGCCGCGCGGGCCGCGCAGCGCCGCCTGCCCTCGGCGGGACCGCGCTGGAGCGTCGCCGGGGGCGTCACGCGCAGCCGCATCGTCCGCGACCACCTGAAAGGCGAACTCGGCGCGGCTCACTTCCGGGAGGTCCGGCTGCCCCCGCTGGGCGGCGCGGCACTTCTGGGGGCACGTCGGGCCGGATGGACCCTCACCCCTGAATGGGTCCAGACCCTCGCCACCGAACTCGCCCACCTTCCAGGCGGCACGCCACAAGGCACGAGAGGAGAACCATGTCCCACAACATCAGCCCCATGAGCAACGTCGAACGCAGCATCCTCGAACAGTTTCCTCTGTGGCAGCAGGCCGAACCTGTCCCGCCCTACCGCTTCGGCGGGCGGCTGGTGGCCGTGGGTTGCGGCACGTCGTATTACCTCGCGCAGACGATGGCCGCGACCTTCAACCGGCAGGGGCAGGCCGCCCTGGCCGTTCCGGGTAACGAATGGGTGCGGCACCAGCAGGTTTACGTGACCCGGCAGGAGAAGGTGAGCCTGCTCGCCGTCTCGCGCAGCGGCGAGAGCACCGAGACGGTGCAGGCGCTGCGGGCCTCGCGCGAGGCGGGGTTGCATGTGGTCGGGGTGACGTGTGAGCAAAGTAGCACCCTGGCCCGCGAGGCCGACACCGTGGTCTCCA includes the following:
- a CDS encoding N-acetylglucosamine kinase is translated as MRAILAVDGGGTKTDAALIDERGHVVFHARGEGVNPFDQPDWSAVLEVLLARVPRPYGAAGLGLPGYGEAPEVTARQDEAARGLAVPLTLVNDVEAAHVGAFAGGAGTLILAGTGSMVWAADGAGGHTRAGGWGDVLGDEGSAHWIGLRALNRLTRSLDGRLAFGGLEQAVLEAVRGEWPSSPDLTPSAAVLTWLGRLGHPRSGIAALARVVDAAAERGEPEARQLLASAAGELAQAARAAQRRLPSAGPRWSVAGGVTRSRIVRDHLKGELGAAHFREVRLPPLGGAALLGARRAGWTLTPEWVQTLATELAHLPGGTPQGTRGEPCPTTSAP